Proteins co-encoded in one Opitutus terrae PB90-1 genomic window:
- a CDS encoding phage portal protein family protein, with product MSTESNTANPSGAAPSVHITPEMVKSYRRSRLARLRLTPEVLSRQLEQFDAGSLREFALTADALPRRDDRIAVAWPKRCKAVSRRGYVIQINDGLEDATKARAELHQAALKYAYDNCTAAHALDLNKRGGWRLLARQMMEALGVQYAVHELVFQPRLVDGRPQMTFTAHHVPLWFFENSTGRLRFLREQYALEGQPMADNEWLVTVADEALMQPLAIARCFKQMSLVDWLAYSEKFGMPGLLGKTGAQKDSPAWAAMQEAVADFGQEWAAVCSTNDTIDLVEAAGGQNMPYPTLVDRMDRAIVSICVGGDLSTMSQQGDAVGALPQAEAAEAFEEDDALMIEESVRQISRFIIRELFDEEPLAYLQIVIPKAKDATVTKAKIEILVDRGVPVGADWARQELGVPAPADGEAVLQASAAAAPGSGFGVPGFGTQLSALNPQLSSTFAAANAAEGALGTLFRDRALVALSDAQRERAAPLLERVAALKRADTPAAYAAALRKLQADLPKLAAPILADPVLAKAIELTLGPAFASGLASASTPNATQR from the coding sequence GTGAGCACGGAATCGAACACGGCCAATCCGTCCGGCGCGGCGCCGAGCGTGCACATCACGCCGGAAATGGTGAAGAGCTATCGCCGCTCGCGGCTCGCGCGCCTGCGGCTCACGCCCGAGGTGCTGTCGCGCCAGCTCGAGCAGTTCGACGCCGGCAGCCTGCGCGAGTTTGCGCTCACGGCCGATGCGCTGCCGCGGCGCGACGATCGCATCGCGGTCGCGTGGCCGAAGCGGTGCAAGGCCGTCTCGCGGCGTGGCTATGTCATCCAGATCAACGACGGGCTCGAGGACGCGACCAAGGCCCGCGCAGAGCTGCACCAGGCCGCGCTCAAATACGCCTACGACAACTGCACGGCCGCGCATGCGCTCGACCTCAACAAGCGCGGCGGCTGGCGGCTCCTGGCTCGGCAGATGATGGAGGCGCTCGGCGTGCAATACGCCGTGCACGAGCTCGTCTTCCAGCCGCGCCTCGTCGACGGCCGGCCGCAGATGACGTTCACCGCGCATCACGTGCCGCTGTGGTTTTTCGAAAATTCCACCGGCCGGCTCCGCTTTCTGCGCGAGCAATACGCGCTCGAAGGCCAGCCGATGGCAGACAACGAATGGCTCGTCACGGTCGCCGACGAGGCGCTGATGCAGCCGCTGGCGATCGCCCGCTGCTTCAAGCAAATGTCGCTCGTCGACTGGCTGGCCTACTCGGAAAAATTCGGCATGCCCGGCCTGCTCGGCAAGACCGGCGCGCAGAAGGATTCGCCGGCGTGGGCCGCGATGCAGGAAGCCGTGGCCGACTTCGGCCAGGAGTGGGCGGCAGTGTGCAGCACCAACGACACGATCGACCTGGTCGAAGCCGCCGGCGGGCAGAACATGCCTTATCCGACGCTCGTCGATCGCATGGACCGCGCGATCGTGTCGATCTGCGTGGGCGGAGATCTCTCGACGATGAGCCAGCAGGGTGACGCCGTCGGCGCGCTGCCGCAGGCGGAGGCCGCCGAGGCATTTGAGGAAGACGATGCGCTCATGATCGAGGAATCGGTGCGGCAGATCTCGCGCTTCATCATCCGCGAGCTCTTCGACGAGGAGCCGCTGGCCTACCTGCAGATCGTCATCCCGAAGGCGAAGGACGCCACGGTGACCAAGGCGAAGATCGAGATCCTGGTCGATCGCGGGGTGCCAGTCGGCGCCGACTGGGCCCGGCAGGAGCTGGGCGTGCCCGCGCCCGCCGACGGCGAAGCCGTGCTGCAGGCCAGCGCCGCGGCGGCGCCGGGTTCCGGGTTCGGAGTTCCTGGGTTCGGCACTCAACTCTCAGCTCTCAACCCTCAACTTTCCTCCACCTTCGCGGCCGCCAATGCCGCCGAGGGCGCGCTGGGCACGCTGTTCCGCGACCGGGCCCTGGTCGCGCTCTCCGACGCCCAGCGCGAGCGGGCGGCGCCGCTCCTGGAGCGGGTGGCCGCGCTCAAGCGCGCCGACACGCCGGCCGCCTACGCCGCGGCGCTGCGCAAGCTCCAGGCGGATTTGCCCAAGCTGGCCGCTCCGATCCTCGCCGACCCCGTCCTTGCCAAGGCCATCGAGCTTACCCTGGGCCCGGCCTTCGCCTCCGGGCTGGCCTCTGCCTCCACCCCAAACGCTACCCAACGATGA
- a CDS encoding terminase large subunit domain-containing protein, whose amino-acid sequence MTKAAKKLAKAAVAVAAIAVATGGMVPTLLHYRGYQLPVIHDHTTKTAILHWSRQIGKSTTLAGWAVDRLLKQLQTHDTWLVTVLSNSRANGGEFVLKVHEVCRKLGQAFVEDGNREALADDKTMSEDAKLELMRFEVRLQVGQKLGRIIVLAANPRTARGFSGDLILDEFAFHQDSRAIWEAAEPIISANPEFLCRISSTGNGRRNMFYQLIAEGRIPYYRMRRSDAWKRGEIRIYSVVTGEEITPDQARAEASDKRAYDQNYEGEFNDEASALLTQELISAAEREGIAIEHQEWSEATIERLRTKTIGDLFLGQDVGRKRDFSVQTVIERIGSGYRVVAMLRMENMRLPAQQRELEKICKLPKFRSAEIDMTGLGLGLVEYAQEEPWGGNVRGVNFGSSEPISLKLRADGKKGETAPVTELMATELLGVFEDKRIEIPMDPELRDDLRKPEKLVSPSGRVSIAAVRDEAGHADHFWSVALAVRASVRGGVPFAYSPVRGAHRGRDGMRRRLLDKKAVTL is encoded by the coding sequence GTGACCAAGGCTGCGAAGAAACTCGCCAAGGCGGCCGTCGCCGTCGCTGCGATCGCAGTCGCGACCGGCGGCATGGTCCCCACGCTGCTGCACTATCGCGGCTACCAGCTGCCGGTCATTCATGACCACACGACCAAGACGGCGATCCTCCACTGGTCGCGGCAAATCGGCAAGAGCACGACGCTCGCCGGCTGGGCGGTCGATCGGTTGCTCAAACAGCTTCAGACCCACGACACCTGGCTAGTCACGGTGCTCAGCAACTCGCGCGCGAATGGTGGCGAGTTCGTGCTGAAGGTGCACGAGGTGTGCCGTAAACTCGGGCAGGCGTTCGTCGAGGACGGAAACCGCGAAGCACTCGCCGACGACAAAACAATGTCCGAGGACGCGAAGCTCGAGCTGATGCGGTTCGAGGTGCGGCTGCAGGTCGGTCAAAAGCTGGGGCGCATCATCGTGCTAGCCGCGAATCCGCGCACCGCGCGCGGTTTTTCGGGCGATCTGATTCTCGACGAGTTCGCGTTCCACCAGGACTCCAGAGCGATCTGGGAAGCCGCCGAGCCGATCATCTCCGCGAACCCCGAGTTCCTGTGCCGGATTTCGAGCACGGGCAATGGCCGACGAAACATGTTCTACCAGTTGATCGCCGAGGGGCGTATCCCGTATTATCGGATGCGCCGCAGCGATGCCTGGAAGCGTGGCGAGATCCGCATCTACTCGGTCGTTACGGGCGAGGAGATCACGCCCGACCAGGCGCGGGCCGAAGCCTCGGACAAACGTGCTTACGACCAAAACTACGAAGGCGAGTTCAATGACGAGGCGAGCGCGTTGCTCACCCAGGAATTGATCAGCGCAGCGGAGCGCGAGGGCATCGCCATCGAGCACCAGGAATGGAGCGAGGCCACGATCGAGCGGCTGCGCACGAAGACTATTGGCGATCTCTTCCTTGGCCAGGACGTCGGCCGCAAGCGCGACTTCTCCGTGCAGACCGTGATCGAGCGGATCGGCAGCGGCTATCGCGTGGTCGCCATGCTGCGCATGGAAAACATGCGCCTGCCCGCGCAGCAGCGCGAGCTCGAGAAGATCTGCAAGTTGCCGAAGTTCCGCTCGGCCGAGATCGACATGACCGGCCTTGGGCTAGGACTCGTCGAGTATGCCCAAGAGGAGCCGTGGGGTGGCAACGTGCGGGGTGTGAATTTTGGGTCGAGCGAGCCGATCAGCCTCAAGCTGCGCGCCGATGGTAAAAAGGGCGAGACCGCGCCGGTCACCGAACTGATGGCGACCGAGCTGCTCGGCGTGTTCGAGGACAAGCGCATCGAGATCCCGATGGATCCCGAGCTGCGCGACGATTTGCGGAAGCCCGAAAAGCTCGTGAGCCCGAGCGGACGCGTCTCAATCGCTGCGGTGCGCGACGAAGCCGGGCACGCCGATCATTTCTGGTCGGTTGCGCTCGCGGTGCGCGCGAGCGTGCGTGGCGGAGTCCCGTTCGCCTATTCGCCGGTGCGCGGTGCGCACCGCGGCCGCGACGGCATGCGCCGGCGGCTCCTGGACAAGAAGGCGGTGACCCTGTGA
- a CDS encoding helix-turn-helix transcriptional regulator, protein MLTWSTSVDQSKHASNPKVGKVSKSADLSKSLRKALGGKTQAELAAALLVSRNYISQIEAGLKTPSPRLELQMRRMLTEATSRHADLGGKVEEPAAEYHTDTTEAHTAPTAAQCLRYMVDYLAAAQSIPGMLGSIWVELHRRFPIDEIEQLKRQMEVEGTANGAVQTAINAGRRKAFEEAARLLAEQMSPEKEKTG, encoded by the coding sequence ATGCTCACTTGGTCAACTAGTGTTGACCAAAGTAAGCACGCGTCAAATCCAAAAGTGGGAAAAGTAAGCAAGTCTGCTGACCTCTCAAAATCGCTCAGAAAGGCGCTGGGCGGGAAGACCCAGGCGGAGCTGGCGGCAGCGTTGCTCGTCTCGAGAAACTACATCTCGCAAATCGAGGCTGGCCTGAAGACACCGTCTCCTCGTCTCGAGCTGCAGATGCGCCGCATGCTGACTGAGGCAACATCGCGGCATGCTGACTTAGGCGGCAAGGTGGAGGAGCCCGCTGCAGAATACCATACAGACACGACAGAGGCTCACACCGCGCCGACCGCCGCTCAGTGTCTGCGATACATGGTCGATTACCTCGCGGCGGCCCAGAGCATACCTGGAATGCTCGGTAGTATCTGGGTCGAGCTTCACCGGCGTTTTCCCATCGACGAGATCGAACAATTGAAGCGGCAGATGGAAGTGGAAGGGACCGCCAATGGAGCGGTGCAGACAGCGATCAACGCTGGTCGCAGAAAAGCCTTTGAAGAGGCTGCTAGACTTCTCGCGGAACAGATGTCCCCTGAGAAAGAAAAGACTGGATGA